From the genome of Mycobacterium dioxanotrophicus, one region includes:
- the fadD3 gene encoding 3-((3aS,4S,7aS)-7a-methyl-1,5-dioxo-octahydro-1H-inden-4-yl)propanoate--CoA ligase FadD3: MTTDPRTVPGVLDRIAVQFSDHEALVTPDKHLTYGQLRAEVRQAAAAMIDLGVQAGDRVAIWSPNTWHWVVACLATHYAGGVMVPLNTRYTASEATDILARTEAPLLIAAGEFLGSDRASQLDRGALPALRHIVRVPIDADDGTWDEFVARGIDLDAVDARAAAVSADDVSDILFTSGTTGRSKGVRCAHRQSLDGSAAWAACGEVTSADRYLCINPFFHNFGYKAGILACLQTGATLVPLLTFNPEQAMKTVAEQRITVLPGPPTIYQTLLDHPKRSDYDLSSLRFAVTGAATVPVVLIERMQNELDIDIVLTAYGLTEGAGFGTMCRPTDDAVTVATTCGRPIADFELRIDEPTGEVLLRGPNVMLGYLDDPEATAAAIDTDGWLHTGDVGKLDAAGNLTITDRLKDMYISGGFNVYPAEIEQVLARLDGVAESAVIGVPDERLGEVGKAYVVLKPGTALDEAAVIAYAREHLANFKAPRSVEFLDVLPRNPGGKVIKPVLRSKGTREGVQWT; the protein is encoded by the coding sequence ATGACCACCGACCCGAGGACCGTCCCGGGGGTCCTGGACCGGATCGCCGTGCAGTTTTCCGACCATGAGGCCCTGGTCACGCCCGATAAGCACCTCACCTACGGACAACTTCGCGCCGAGGTCCGCCAGGCCGCTGCCGCCATGATCGACCTCGGCGTCCAGGCCGGCGACCGGGTCGCCATCTGGTCGCCGAACACCTGGCACTGGGTGGTTGCGTGCCTGGCCACCCACTACGCAGGTGGCGTGATGGTGCCGCTGAACACGCGCTACACCGCCAGCGAGGCCACCGACATCCTGGCGCGCACCGAAGCGCCGCTACTGATCGCCGCCGGCGAATTCCTCGGCTCTGATCGCGCGTCGCAGCTGGACCGCGGCGCGCTGCCTGCGCTGCGCCACATCGTGCGGGTGCCGATCGACGCCGACGACGGAACGTGGGACGAATTCGTCGCGCGAGGCATCGACCTTGATGCGGTCGACGCACGCGCTGCTGCGGTGTCTGCGGACGACGTCTCCGACATCCTGTTCACCTCCGGCACGACGGGTCGCAGCAAGGGCGTGCGGTGCGCGCACCGGCAGTCCCTGGACGGCTCTGCGGCGTGGGCGGCGTGCGGTGAGGTCACCAGCGCCGACCGCTACCTCTGCATCAACCCGTTCTTCCACAATTTCGGTTACAAGGCCGGCATCCTGGCCTGCCTGCAGACCGGCGCCACGCTCGTTCCGCTGTTGACATTCAACCCCGAGCAGGCCATGAAAACGGTTGCCGAGCAGCGCATCACAGTGTTGCCCGGCCCGCCGACCATCTATCAGACCCTTCTGGACCACCCGAAGCGCAGCGACTACGACCTGAGCTCGCTGCGGTTCGCGGTCACCGGCGCCGCCACGGTCCCGGTCGTGCTCATCGAGCGCATGCAGAACGAGCTGGACATCGACATCGTGCTCACCGCATACGGTCTCACCGAGGGCGCCGGGTTCGGCACCATGTGCCGACCCACCGACGACGCCGTCACGGTGGCCACCACCTGCGGCAGGCCGATTGCCGATTTCGAACTGCGCATCGACGAGCCCACCGGCGAGGTGCTGCTGCGTGGCCCCAACGTCATGCTCGGCTATCTCGACGATCCCGAGGCCACCGCGGCAGCCATCGACACCGACGGCTGGCTGCACACCGGCGACGTCGGAAAGCTCGATGCCGCAGGAAATCTGACCATCACCGACCGGCTCAAGGACATGTACATCAGCGGCGGGTTCAATGTCTACCCGGCCGAGATCGAACAGGTGCTCGCCCGGTTGGACGGCGTGGCCGAGTCCGCGGTGATCGGTGTGCCCGACGAACGCCTCGGCGAAGTCGGCAAGGCTTATGTGGTGCTCAAACCGGGCACTGCGCTCGATGAGGCCGCCGTGATCGCCTATGCGCGTGAGCATCTGGCGAACTTCAAGGCCCCGCGGTCGGTGGAGTTTCTCGACGTGTTGCCGCGAAATCCGGGCGGCAAGGTGATCAAACCCGTGCTGCGCAGCAAGGGGACCCGAGAAGGGGTGCAATGGACCTGA
- a CDS encoding acyl-CoA dehydrogenase family protein encodes MDLNFDDETEAFRAEVREFLTANRGSFPTKSYDTLEGFEQHRRWDKVLFDAGLSVIAWPKKYGGRDATLLQWVVFEEEYFRAGAPGRASANGTSMLAPTLFAHGTEEQLDRVLPKMASGEEIWAQAWSEPESGSDLASLRSTATRTDGGWKLNGQKIWSSRAPFGERGFGLFRSDPEAQRHKGLTYFMFDLKAPGITVRPIAQLGGDTGFGEIFLDDVFVPDHDVIGGVHDGWRAAMSTSSNERGMSLRSPARFLAPAERLVRRWKSNPDPVFTDRVADAWIKAQAYRLHTFGTVTRLAGGGELGAESSVTKVFWSDLDVALHQTALDLQGADGELADRPGREEENYSWTEGLLFALGGPIYAGTNEIQRNIIAERLLGLPREAK; translated from the coding sequence ATGGACCTGAATTTCGACGACGAAACCGAGGCATTTCGGGCCGAGGTGCGCGAATTCCTGACGGCCAACCGCGGCTCGTTCCCGACGAAGTCCTACGACACGCTCGAAGGTTTCGAACAGCATCGCCGCTGGGACAAGGTGCTCTTCGACGCCGGGCTGTCGGTGATCGCATGGCCCAAAAAGTACGGTGGCCGCGACGCCACCCTGCTGCAATGGGTGGTGTTCGAGGAGGAGTACTTCCGGGCCGGTGCACCGGGGCGCGCCAGCGCCAACGGCACCTCGATGCTGGCACCGACGCTGTTCGCACACGGTACCGAGGAACAACTGGATCGCGTACTGCCGAAAATGGCCAGTGGCGAAGAGATCTGGGCCCAAGCCTGGTCCGAGCCCGAGTCGGGCAGCGACCTGGCGTCCCTGCGCTCGACGGCGACGCGTACGGACGGCGGCTGGAAACTCAACGGACAGAAGATCTGGAGCTCGCGGGCCCCGTTCGGCGAGCGTGGCTTCGGGTTGTTCCGCTCCGACCCGGAAGCCCAGCGGCACAAGGGCCTCACCTACTTCATGTTCGACCTCAAGGCGCCGGGGATCACCGTGCGGCCCATTGCCCAGCTCGGCGGGGACACCGGTTTCGGCGAGATCTTCCTCGACGACGTGTTCGTACCCGACCACGACGTCATCGGTGGAGTGCACGACGGCTGGCGGGCGGCGATGAGCACGTCGAGCAATGAGCGCGGCATGTCGCTGCGCAGCCCGGCCCGCTTCCTGGCTCCGGCCGAGCGGCTGGTCCGACGCTGGAAATCCAACCCGGACCCGGTGTTCACCGACCGGGTGGCCGATGCGTGGATCAAGGCCCAGGCCTACCGGCTGCACACCTTCGGCACCGTGACGCGGCTCGCGGGTGGTGGCGAATTGGGCGCCGAGTCGTCGGTGACCAAGGTGTTCTGGTCAGATCTCGACGTCGCACTGCACCAGACGGCGCTGGACCTGCAGGGCGCTGACGGTGAGCTCGCAGATCGCCCCGGACGCGAGGAGGAAAATTACTCCTGGACCGAAGGCCTGTTGTTTGCACTGGGCGGCCCGATCTACGCCGGCACCAACGAGATTCAGCGCAACATCATCGCCGAGCGACTCCTCGGACTGCCCCGGGAGGCAAAGTGA
- the ipdF gene encoding (5R,7aS)-5-hydroxy-7a-methyl-1-oxo-2,3,5,6,7,7a-hexahydro-1H-indene-carboxyl-CoA reductase, with protein sequence MDLSVAPNEVEGHGLLKDKVVLVTAAAGTGIGSSTARRALLEGADVVVSDYHERRLKETREQLAALGLGRVEDVVCDVTSTEAVDALIAATVEKMGRLDVLVNNAGLGGETPLVDMTDDEWDRVLNVTLTSVMRATRAALRYFRGVEHGGVIVNNASVLGWRAQHSQSHYAAAKAGVMALTRCSAIEAVEYGVRINAVSPSIARHKFLEKSASADLLDRLSSDEAFGRAAEPWEVASTIAFLASDYSSYLTGEVISVSSQRA encoded by the coding sequence ATGGATTTGTCAGTGGCTCCCAACGAGGTCGAGGGCCATGGCCTGCTGAAAGACAAGGTGGTCCTGGTGACCGCCGCCGCGGGTACGGGCATCGGCTCGTCCACTGCGCGGCGCGCGCTGCTCGAAGGTGCCGACGTCGTGGTGTCCGACTACCACGAACGGCGGTTGAAGGAGACCCGCGAGCAGCTCGCCGCGCTGGGCTTGGGCCGCGTCGAGGACGTGGTCTGCGATGTCACGTCCACCGAAGCAGTCGACGCGTTGATTGCTGCGACGGTCGAAAAGATGGGCCGCTTGGATGTTTTGGTCAACAACGCCGGCCTTGGCGGTGAGACCCCGCTGGTCGACATGACCGACGACGAGTGGGACCGCGTCCTGAACGTCACGCTCACCTCGGTGATGCGGGCAACCCGTGCGGCGCTGCGGTACTTCCGGGGCGTTGAGCACGGCGGCGTCATCGTCAACAACGCCAGTGTGCTGGGTTGGCGCGCACAGCACTCACAGTCGCATTACGCCGCGGCCAAGGCCGGTGTGATGGCGCTGACCCGCTGCAGCGCGATCGAAGCCGTCGAGTACGGCGTGCGGATCAACGCGGTGTCGCCGAGTATCGCGCGGCACAAGTTCCTGGAGAAGTCGGCATCTGCGGACCTGTTGGATCGGCTCTCCTCCGACGAGGCCTTCGGCCGGGCCGCCGAGCCGTGGGAAGTCGCGTCGACCATCGCCTTCCTGGCGAGCGACTACTCCAGTTATTTGACCGGCGAGGTCATTTCGGTGTCGAGCCAGCGGGCCTGA
- a CDS encoding acyl-CoA dehydrogenase family protein — protein MNFEIDEQQRDFASSIDAALGAADVPAAVRAWAAGDNAPGRKVWTQLADLGVTALLVSEKFDGIDAHPVDLIVALERLGYWAVPGPVTESIAVAPVLLADDERSGQLATGELIATVAMPPQVPRAVNADVAGLVLVAADGQVADATAGTAHDSVDPVRKLFDVDVTGAPRTADTARAYEFGVLATAAQLVGAGQAMLDHSVEYAKQRTQFGRVIGSYQAIKHKLADVHIAVELARPLVYGAALSLAAGSADTARDVSAAKVAAADAALLAARSSLQTHGAIGFTQEHDLSLLLLRVQALRSAWGDPTLHRRRLLEAL, from the coding sequence GTGAACTTCGAGATCGACGAACAGCAGCGCGATTTCGCGTCGAGCATCGACGCTGCGCTCGGCGCGGCCGACGTGCCCGCCGCGGTGCGGGCCTGGGCTGCCGGTGACAACGCGCCCGGCCGCAAGGTGTGGACGCAGCTCGCCGACCTCGGAGTGACGGCGCTGCTGGTATCCGAGAAGTTCGACGGTATCGACGCACATCCGGTGGATCTCATCGTGGCGCTGGAGCGCTTGGGCTACTGGGCGGTGCCGGGGCCGGTGACCGAATCCATTGCCGTGGCACCGGTGCTCCTTGCAGACGACGAGCGGTCCGGACAGCTCGCGACGGGTGAGCTCATCGCCACCGTGGCCATGCCGCCGCAGGTGCCGCGCGCCGTCAACGCCGACGTCGCCGGACTCGTCCTCGTGGCCGCCGACGGCCAGGTGGCAGACGCCACCGCCGGCACAGCGCACGATTCCGTCGATCCGGTGCGGAAACTTTTCGACGTCGACGTAACCGGTGCGCCCCGCACAGCTGACACCGCACGGGCCTATGAGTTCGGTGTGCTGGCCACCGCCGCACAACTGGTGGGCGCCGGACAGGCCATGCTGGATCATTCGGTGGAATACGCCAAGCAGCGCACGCAGTTCGGCCGGGTGATCGGCTCCTACCAGGCCATCAAACACAAGCTGGCCGACGTGCACATTGCCGTCGAACTCGCGCGTCCACTGGTGTACGGGGCGGCACTGTCCCTCGCAGCAGGGTCTGCCGACACGGCACGCGATGTCAGCGCCGCCAAGGTCGCCGCGGCCGACGCGGCCCTGCTGGCCGCGCGCTCGTCACTGCAAACCCACGGTGCCATCGGCTTCACGCAGGAGCATGACCTGTCCCTGCTGTTGCTCCGGGTGCAGGCGCTGCGCTCGGCCTGGGGCGATCCCACGCTGCACCGTCGTCGGCTCTTGGAGGCCTTGTGA
- the ipdE2 gene encoding acyl-CoA dehydrogenase IpdE2, producing MSEERELLRETVAALVDKHASPEAVRAAMQSERGYDEKLWSLLCEQVGAAALVVPEELGGAGGELADAAVVLEELGKALVPTPLLGTTLAELALLAAGDHEPLEALAEGTSIGTVVFDPEYVVNGDVADVVIAADGENLTRWTKFTAQAKTTMDLTRRLAAVTPGETSVLGTDPGLSDTAALLIAAEQVGAAARCLDLTVAYTKDRVQFGRPIGSFQALKHRMADLYVKVSATRAVVNDAIADPTPTSAALARFMASETLSAVTAEAIQLHGGIAITWESDIQLYFKRAHGSAQLLGPPRDQLRRLDADIF from the coding sequence GTGAGTGAAGAGCGCGAGCTGCTGCGGGAAACCGTTGCAGCCCTGGTGGACAAGCACGCCTCTCCGGAAGCCGTCCGCGCGGCGATGCAGTCAGAACGCGGCTACGACGAAAAGCTGTGGAGCCTGCTGTGCGAACAGGTCGGCGCCGCGGCCCTGGTGGTGCCGGAGGAGCTCGGCGGCGCCGGTGGCGAACTCGCCGATGCCGCAGTGGTTCTCGAAGAGCTGGGCAAGGCCCTGGTGCCCACTCCCCTGCTGGGTACGACCCTCGCCGAGCTGGCCCTGCTCGCTGCCGGTGACCACGAGCCGCTTGAGGCATTGGCCGAGGGCACGTCCATCGGCACCGTGGTGTTCGATCCCGAGTACGTCGTCAACGGCGACGTCGCCGATGTGGTGATCGCTGCCGACGGTGAAAACCTCACCCGCTGGACCAAATTCACCGCGCAGGCCAAGACCACCATGGATCTGACCCGACGCCTGGCCGCGGTCACGCCCGGGGAGACATCGGTGCTCGGCACCGATCCGGGCTTGTCCGACACCGCGGCGCTGCTGATCGCGGCCGAGCAGGTCGGTGCGGCGGCGCGCTGCCTGGACCTCACTGTCGCCTATACGAAGGACCGGGTGCAGTTCGGGCGGCCCATCGGCAGCTTCCAGGCGCTCAAGCATCGGATGGCCGATCTGTACGTCAAGGTGTCCGCCACGCGCGCGGTGGTCAACGACGCCATCGCCGATCCGACGCCGACATCCGCCGCGCTGGCCCGGTTCATGGCCAGCGAGACGCTGTCCGCGGTGACCGCCGAGGCCATCCAGTTGCACGGCGGCATCGCGATCACCTGGGAGAGCGACATCCAGCTGTACTTCAAACGCGCGCACGGCAGTGCACAACTGCTCGGGCCGCCGCGGGACCAGTTGCGACGGCTCGACGCAGACATTTTCTAG
- a CDS encoding ABC transporter permease, protein MNWISSNLDRILTLTISHTWLTVIPTVLGLLLALPLGWWAHRSKRGYAAIVGVAGLLYTIPSLALFILLPVLLGTKILDPINIIVALTFYTLALLVRVVADGLSSVPHDTVAAAEAMGYRGWQRLLLVELPVAVPVIAAGLRVAVVSNVSIVTMAALLGIPQLGSLFTQGFQLRLFVPLVTGVVMCVVLAVILDGLIIVANKLLTPWRQRTVTS, encoded by the coding sequence GTGAACTGGATCTCGTCGAACCTCGACCGCATCCTGACCCTCACCATCAGCCACACCTGGCTGACCGTGATCCCCACGGTGCTGGGTCTGCTGCTGGCGTTGCCGCTGGGGTGGTGGGCGCACCGGTCGAAGCGGGGGTATGCGGCCATCGTCGGGGTGGCCGGCCTGCTCTACACCATCCCGTCGCTGGCCCTGTTCATCCTGCTGCCCGTGTTGCTCGGGACCAAGATCTTGGATCCGATCAACATCATTGTGGCGCTTACCTTTTATACCTTGGCGCTGCTGGTGCGCGTCGTCGCCGACGGGCTGAGCTCGGTGCCGCACGACACCGTGGCCGCCGCAGAGGCCATGGGCTACCGCGGCTGGCAGCGACTGCTGCTGGTGGAACTGCCGGTCGCGGTACCGGTGATCGCCGCAGGCCTGCGGGTGGCGGTGGTGTCCAACGTCAGCATCGTGACAATGGCTGCGCTCCTGGGCATTCCGCAGCTCGGGTCGCTCTTCACCCAGGGCTTTCAGCTGCGGCTGTTCGTACCGCTCGTCACCGGCGTGGTGATGTGCGTCGTACTCGCGGTGATCCTCGACGGACTGATCATCGTGGCGAACAAACTACTCACCCCATGGCGGCAACGGACGGTCACCTCATGA
- the ipdE1 gene encoding acyl-CoA dehydrogenase IpdE1, whose amino-acid sequence MIEVQEFRAEVRQWLADNLVGEYAALKGLGGPGREHEAFEERRAWNQHLAAAGLTCLGWPVEHGGRGLSVAHRVAFYEEYARANAPDKVNHLGEELLGPTLIEYGTPEQQQRFLPSIRNVTELWSQGYSEPNAGSDLANVATTAELVGDEWVINGQKVWTSLAHWAQWCFVVARTEKGSKRHAGLSYLLVPLDQPGVEIRPIIQLTGDSEFNEVFFDDARTDASLVVGAPGDGWRVAMGTLTFERGVSTLGQQIRYAREHSNLVELAKRTGAADDPLVRGALVRSWTGLQAMRSYALATMDVEQPGQDSVSKLLWANWHRELGEIAMDVQGMAGLTLEDGEFDEWQRLYLFSRSDTIYGGSNEIQRNIIAERVLGLPREAKG is encoded by the coding sequence GTGATAGAGGTCCAGGAGTTCCGGGCCGAGGTCCGGCAGTGGCTCGCAGACAATCTCGTCGGTGAATATGCCGCGCTCAAGGGCCTGGGTGGACCGGGTCGTGAACATGAGGCATTCGAAGAGCGGCGCGCGTGGAATCAACACCTCGCCGCCGCCGGGCTCACCTGCCTGGGGTGGCCCGTCGAGCACGGTGGCCGCGGACTCTCGGTCGCGCACCGGGTCGCGTTCTACGAGGAGTACGCCCGCGCCAACGCTCCCGACAAGGTCAACCACCTGGGCGAGGAACTGCTCGGGCCGACGCTCATCGAGTACGGCACCCCAGAACAACAACAGCGGTTCCTGCCCAGCATCCGCAATGTCACCGAGCTGTGGAGCCAGGGGTATTCCGAGCCGAACGCGGGTAGCGACCTCGCCAACGTCGCGACGACGGCCGAGCTGGTCGGCGACGAGTGGGTCATCAACGGGCAGAAAGTATGGACCTCGCTCGCGCACTGGGCACAGTGGTGCTTCGTGGTGGCGCGGACGGAGAAGGGCTCCAAGCGGCACGCCGGCCTGTCCTATCTGCTGGTGCCGCTGGATCAGCCGGGCGTCGAGATCCGCCCGATCATCCAGCTCACCGGCGACTCGGAGTTCAACGAGGTCTTCTTCGATGATGCCCGCACCGATGCGTCACTGGTGGTCGGAGCGCCCGGAGACGGCTGGCGCGTCGCGATGGGCACACTGACCTTCGAACGCGGCGTGTCGACGCTCGGTCAGCAGATCCGTTACGCCCGTGAGCATTCCAACCTGGTCGAGCTGGCCAAGCGCACCGGCGCGGCTGATGACCCGCTGGTCCGCGGCGCACTTGTCCGTTCCTGGACCGGGCTGCAGGCCATGCGGTCGTACGCGTTGGCCACCATGGACGTCGAACAGCCCGGGCAAGACTCGGTTTCGAAGCTGTTGTGGGCCAACTGGCATCGCGAACTCGGCGAGATCGCCATGGATGTGCAGGGTATGGCAGGCCTGACGCTGGAAGACGGCGAGTTCGACGAATGGCAACGGCTGTACCTGTTCTCCCGCTCGGACACCATCTACGGCGGGTCCAACGAAATCCAGCGCAACATCATCGCCGAGCGGGTGCTCGGCCTACCCCGAGAGGCAAAGGGATGA
- a CDS encoding VWA domain-containing protein, protein MPDETIPDERDRRWRLVLGSDAESLPSLQGGDVEMDKALSALYDRKGGLGGSAPRVARWLGDIRKYFPSTVVQVMQQDAIERLNLRMLLLEPEMMDSVVPDLSLATTLITLGEAIPDESKASARALVRKVVGDIERRIADGTQATLRGALSRNARTSRPLSADIDWNRTIARNLKTFQPDLNTIIPERLVGFRRAGRSVTKDIVLAIDQSGSMAESIVYSAVFGAVIASMRSLRTSLVVFDTEVVDLTDLLDDPVDVLFGTQLGGGTDINRAIAYCQTLITRPADSIFVLISDLYEGGVRDEMLARVKQLVDAGVQVVVLLALSDSGAPSFDREIAADLAAMEIPAFACTPDAFPELLALAINKGDIRGWADRTGLAQRGMEQA, encoded by the coding sequence ATGCCTGACGAGACCATCCCCGACGAACGCGACCGCCGGTGGCGGCTGGTGCTGGGCTCCGACGCGGAGTCACTGCCGAGCCTGCAGGGCGGTGACGTCGAGATGGACAAAGCCCTGTCGGCGCTCTACGACCGCAAAGGTGGGCTCGGCGGCTCGGCACCTCGAGTGGCCCGGTGGTTGGGCGACATCCGAAAGTACTTCCCCAGCACCGTGGTTCAGGTGATGCAGCAAGACGCGATCGAGCGGCTCAACCTGCGCATGCTGCTGCTCGAACCGGAGATGATGGACAGCGTGGTCCCAGATCTGTCGTTGGCCACCACGCTGATCACGCTGGGCGAGGCCATTCCCGACGAGTCCAAAGCCTCGGCCCGGGCCTTGGTGCGCAAGGTCGTCGGGGACATCGAGCGTCGCATCGCCGACGGCACCCAGGCCACACTGCGCGGAGCACTGTCCCGCAATGCCCGCACCAGCCGTCCGCTGTCGGCCGACATCGACTGGAACCGCACCATCGCGCGGAACCTGAAAACCTTTCAGCCCGATCTGAACACGATCATCCCCGAACGCCTCGTCGGATTCCGCCGCGCCGGCCGATCCGTCACCAAGGACATCGTGCTGGCCATCGACCAGTCCGGCTCGATGGCCGAATCGATCGTGTACTCAGCGGTTTTCGGGGCGGTGATCGCGTCGATGCGTTCGTTGCGCACATCGCTCGTGGTGTTCGACACCGAAGTGGTCGATCTGACCGATCTACTCGACGATCCCGTCGACGTGCTGTTCGGCACCCAGCTCGGTGGCGGCACCGATATCAACCGGGCCATCGCCTACTGCCAGACCTTGATCACCCGGCCGGCCGACAGCATCTTCGTGCTGATCTCCGACCTCTACGAGGGCGGCGTGCGCGACGAGATGCTGGCCCGGGTCAAACAACTCGTCGACGCGGGCGTCCAAGTCGTGGTCCTGCTGGCGCTGTCCGACTCGGGCGCACCGTCATTCGACCGCGAGATCGCCGCAGACCTGGCCGCCATGGAGATCCCCGCCTTCGCCTGCACGCCCGACGCGTTTCCCGAACTGCTGGCGCTGGCCATCAACAAGGGCGACATCCGAGGTTGGGCGGACCGCACCGGGCTCGCTCAGCGGGGCATGGAGCAGGCCTAG
- a CDS encoding ABC transporter substrate-binding protein, whose amino-acid sequence MIRRKFLSALATAAAATLTLSACGLNSDPLASDNAGGSAGSQVIIGSADFTESQLIASIYSQALQAKGISVKEQFNIGSREVYMAALKDGSIDLVPEYSGALLSYLNPESTASTTEAVVTGLVSRMPAGITLLAPSPAQDKDVVAVTQATADKYKLHKISDLAPVAGEMVLGGPPEWKTRVQGVVGLHDVYGLNFKDFVSLDAGGTLTMTALTNGQIQAGDLFSTDPGLKANNLVALEDDKNLFAAENVIPLIKSSKQSQALTNALNDVSAKLTTNDLIDMNAEAAKGTNLSDIAKKWLADSGLISR is encoded by the coding sequence ATGATCAGACGAAAATTCCTGTCCGCCTTGGCCACCGCCGCAGCCGCGACGTTGACACTGTCAGCCTGCGGCCTCAACAGCGACCCGCTGGCCTCCGACAATGCCGGCGGCTCGGCAGGATCGCAGGTCATCATCGGGTCGGCCGACTTCACCGAAAGCCAGCTGATCGCCAGCATCTATTCACAGGCCTTGCAGGCCAAGGGAATCAGCGTCAAGGAGCAGTTCAACATCGGCAGCCGCGAGGTCTACATGGCGGCGTTGAAGGACGGCTCCATCGATCTGGTCCCGGAGTACTCCGGCGCTCTGCTCAGCTATCTCAACCCGGAATCGACCGCGTCGACCACCGAGGCAGTGGTCACCGGCCTGGTCAGCAGGATGCCTGCCGGCATCACGCTGCTGGCTCCGTCGCCCGCCCAGGACAAGGACGTCGTCGCCGTCACGCAGGCCACCGCCGACAAGTACAAGCTGCACAAGATCTCCGACCTCGCACCCGTCGCAGGCGAAATGGTGCTCGGCGGGCCGCCCGAATGGAAGACCCGGGTGCAGGGCGTCGTCGGCCTGCACGACGTGTACGGGCTCAACTTCAAGGACTTCGTCAGCCTGGACGCCGGTGGCACTTTGACGATGACGGCGCTGACCAACGGACAGATTCAGGCCGGCGACCTGTTCAGCACCGATCCCGGACTCAAGGCCAACAACCTTGTCGCCCTTGAGGATGACAAGAACCTGTTCGCCGCCGAGAACGTCATCCCGCTGATCAAATCGTCCAAACAAAGTCAGGCCCTCACCAACGCGCTCAACGACGTGTCGGCGAAGCTGACCACCAACGACCTCATCGACATGAACGCCGAGGCCGCCAAGGGCACCAACCTTTCCGACATCGCCAAGAAGTGGCTCGCGGATTCGGGCTTGATCAGCCGCTAG
- a CDS encoding ABC transporter permease → MNIIGWFTDPAHWSGSGSIPMQVGYHLLYSAIALLVALAIGVPLGIVIGYTGRGETLVAGLANALRALPSLGLLVLLFLLFAPVVAGKLVYVLPTIVVLVLLAVPPILTGTYAGIQNADPDAVGAARGMGFTKRQILMHVQLPCALPLLISGIRSSTLQIVSTATIAAYLGLQGLGRFILDGRAQANYSEMAGGAILVALVAIALELGFAWMGRVVVSPGLRRVAAKTSPLDTAVPMEV, encoded by the coding sequence ATGAACATCATCGGCTGGTTCACCGATCCGGCGCACTGGAGCGGTTCGGGCAGCATCCCCATGCAGGTCGGCTATCACCTGCTCTATTCGGCCATCGCGCTGCTGGTTGCCTTGGCCATCGGCGTGCCGTTGGGAATCGTGATCGGCTACACCGGCCGCGGTGAGACCCTGGTCGCCGGGCTCGCCAATGCACTGCGGGCGCTGCCCAGCCTGGGCCTGCTGGTGCTGCTGTTCCTGCTTTTCGCGCCCGTCGTCGCAGGAAAGCTCGTCTACGTCCTGCCGACCATCGTGGTGCTGGTGCTGCTGGCGGTGCCGCCGATCCTCACCGGCACGTACGCCGGGATCCAGAACGCCGACCCCGACGCGGTGGGCGCGGCCCGCGGCATGGGGTTCACCAAACGACAGATCCTGATGCACGTTCAGCTGCCCTGCGCACTGCCGCTGCTCATTTCGGGCATCCGCAGCTCGACCCTGCAGATCGTCTCGACCGCGACCATCGCCGCCTATCTGGGCCTGCAGGGCTTGGGCCGGTTCATCCTCGACGGCCGAGCGCAAGCCAACTACAGCGAAATGGCCGGCGGTGCAATCCTTGTCGCCCTCGTCGCCATCGCCTTGGAACTCGGCTTCGCCTGGATGGGCCGAGTGGTGGTATCTCCCGGTCTGCGCCGGGTCGCCGCCAAAACCTCCCCTCTTGACACCGCCGTACCGATGGAGGTCTGA